The following proteins come from a genomic window of Metarhizium brunneum chromosome 2, complete sequence:
- the Ank2_0 gene encoding Ankyrin-2, which yields MDITQKSDDWSVLRDAVERRRIQNRVAQRNYRRKRKELLEQQRLETENAPSCRCSVSAPESSSSSSTSTTHGGSSSDGNTNRDSGSSADISCSDYLNSTIYTSPSQHMSQMCLGTNPGSKDQAPFFTPIPNTTSAAHGTNPAGSRESVPFSQYDELQNYSPPCQMQDGSLTFGLVNTSVTLAKHGELGQYEELFEDSWSEDNRQASPALTNNQALALPTSDSRSTDASRDWRPADGLTALHTAAFFAHESIIGMMLDKGADIEGTSAAGLTALHIASLRGCHGVVALLLRRGAYIESRDGAGQTALCLAAREGHGATVQVLLDHRAFLEAVDHRGSTPLHAAVRGGWEEVIQLLLDSGVKVNAKDSSGRTALHLAAENGRDGVVRMLLARGVDIDAKTK from the exons ATGGATATCACACAGAAATCAGATGACTGGTCAGTCTTACGGGACGCGGTCGAACGACGGCGTATCCAGAATCGAGTCGCTCAGCGCAATTATC gcaggaagaggaaggagctgctggagcaACAAAGGCTAGAGACGGAGAATGCTCCGTCGTGTCGTTGCTCCGTCTCAGCTCCCGAGTCTAGCAGTTCTTCCAGCACTTCCACCACacacggcggcagcagcagcgatGGCAATACGAATCGCGACAGCGGTAGCAGCGCCGATATCAGCTGTAGCGATTATTTAAACTCGACAATATACACCAGTCCTTCCCAACACATGTCTCAGATGTGTCTCGGCACAAATCCGGGATCCAAAGACCAGGCACCTTTCTTCACTCCCATACCGAATACCACTTCGGCGGCACATGGCACCAACCCAGCCGGATCGCGGGAAAGCGTTCCATTTTCTCAATACGATGAATTACAAAATTACAGTCCTCCCTGTCAGATGCAGGATGGTTCATTAACATTTGGCCTCGTCAACACATCCGTGACCTTGGCCAAGCATGGCGAGCTGGGGCAGTACGAAGAACTGTTCGAAGACTCTTGGTCCGAG GACAACCGGCAGGCGAGCCCAGCACTGACGAACAACCAGGCCCTGGCCCTGCCGACATCAGACTCCCGCTCGACGGACGCATCGCGAGACTGGAGGCCGGCCGACGGGCTGACGGCACTACACacggccgccttcttcgcgcACGAGTCCATCATCGGCATGATGCTCGACAAGGGCGCCGACATTGAGGGGACGAGCGCGGCGGGCCTGACGGCACTCCACATTGCCTCGCTCCGGGGATgccacggcgtcgtcgcgCTCCTCCTGAGGCGCGGGGCCTACATTGAGTCGCGAGACGGGGCTGGGCAGACGGCGCTCTGCCTGGCGGCGCGCGAGGGACACGGCGCAACGGTACAGGTGCTGCTCGATCACCGGGCGTTCCTGGAGGCGGTGGACCACCGGGGATCGACGCCGCTCCACGCTGCGGTGCGCGGCGGCTGGGAAGAGGTTATCCAGCTCCTGCTCGACAGCGGGGTCAAGGTCAACGCCAAGGACAGCAGCGGCAGGACAGCGCTGCATCTGGCGGCTGAGAACGGCCGGGACGGGGTTGTGCGGATGCTGCTGGCGAGGGGGGTCGACATTGATGCCAAGACGAAATGA